In the genome of Thermovirga sp., one region contains:
- a CDS encoding glycine reductase, with amino-acid sequence MAHVAIRGYSYCLNHTPELGLYYGNTPYMERISHGETEYIKKLSKSMQSYDEACSYAPNQAFIGGLDLERLKEQPTPMYQNRINGATRFGKFGEIMPENEFLALMDICDVFDIVWLEESFAGKVRDALAKHPLMNENILSRLEKGHTPSEIEKEAKEHGALPLYFNGKIAGCCRKGHDFDESLSAHVLLENIASKAGSVLALLHLLKTTGLSPADIDYIIESSEEAAGDMNQRGGGNFAKAIAEIAGCVNASGFDVRSFCAGPVNAVIAGATQVASGARPNVVVLAGGAIPKLFMNSRDHVRKDMPALEDCLGSFAVLLDADDGTCPIMRLDALGKHSVGAGASPQAVTSALVYEPLQKIGLSFADVDKFAAELQIPEITVPAGAGDVPAANFKMIAALAVMKGELSKEEMSSFVESKGIPGFAHTQGHIPSGVPFIGHACEDIKEGKYERVMIIGKGSLFLARLTNLSDGASFLIEPSSGVSGQIRGVTTEEVRGILLEVLEDLSKELAG; translated from the coding sequence ATGGCCCATGTCGCTATCAGGGGTTACTCCTATTGCCTTAACCATACCCCGGAATTGGGGCTTTACTACGGCAACACACCGTACATGGAGAGGATTTCCCACGGAGAGACCGAGTATATAAAAAAACTGTCCAAGAGCATGCAATCCTACGATGAAGCGTGTTCCTACGCTCCCAATCAAGCCTTTATAGGCGGGCTTGATCTGGAAAGACTTAAGGAACAGCCCACCCCGATGTACCAGAACAGGATAAACGGGGCCACACGTTTCGGAAAATTCGGGGAAATCATGCCTGAGAACGAATTCCTTGCCTTGATGGATATCTGCGATGTATTCGATATTGTCTGGCTCGAAGAATCTTTTGCCGGGAAAGTCCGCGATGCCCTGGCCAAGCACCCGCTCATGAATGAGAATATCCTGTCTAGGCTAGAGAAAGGGCATACTCCTTCAGAGATTGAGAAGGAAGCGAAAGAACATGGGGCGCTTCCCCTGTATTTTAACGGGAAGATAGCCGGTTGCTGCAGAAAGGGGCACGATTTCGACGAGTCGCTTTCCGCGCACGTCCTTCTTGAAAATATTGCCAGCAAAGCTGGATCCGTGCTGGCTCTTCTTCACCTTTTAAAAACCACTGGCCTATCCCCGGCGGACATCGACTACATCATCGAGAGCTCCGAGGAAGCCGCGGGAGACATGAACCAGCGAGGCGGCGGAAACTTTGCAAAGGCCATCGCGGAGATAGCAGGATGCGTAAACGCCTCGGGATTCGACGTGCGGAGTTTCTGTGCAGGACCCGTTAACGCCGTAATAGCCGGGGCAACCCAGGTCGCCAGCGGAGCGAGACCTAACGTGGTGGTCCTGGCGGGCGGAGCCATTCCTAAACTTTTCATGAACAGCCGGGACCACGTTCGCAAGGACATGCCCGCCCTGGAAGACTGCCTGGGGAGCTTCGCCGTTCTTTTGGATGCCGACGATGGTACGTGCCCCATCATGAGGCTCGATGCCCTCGGAAAACACTCCGTGGGCGCCGGTGCTTCCCCCCAGGCGGTCACCTCGGCATTGGTCTATGAACCTCTCCAGAAGATAGGGCTTTCCTTCGCCGACGTCGACAAGTTCGCGGCCGAACTCCAGATACCGGAGATCACCGTACCGGCCGGCGCCGGAGACGTCCCTGCGGCTAACTTCAAGATGATCGCCGCCCTAGCGGTGATGAAAGGAGAATTAAGCAAGGAAGAGATGTCCTCCTTTGTCGAGAGCAAGGGTATCCCGGGTTTTGCCCATACCCAGGGTCATATCCCTTCCGGGGTGCCTTTCATCGGCCATGCCTGCGAGGACATCAAGGAAGGGAAATACGAACGTGTCATGATAATCGGAAAGGGAAGCCTTTTCCTGGCCAGGCTCACCAATCTTTCCGACGGAGCTTCCTTCCTCATCGAGCCCTCTTCGGGTGTGTCCGGGCAGATCAGGGGGGTTACCACGGAGGAGGTCCGG